One region of Camelina sativa cultivar DH55 chromosome 6, Cs, whole genome shotgun sequence genomic DNA includes:
- the LOC104792744 gene encoding TBC1 domain family member 8B-like encodes MIADAVSKPVNHLFASDHKRDAYGFSVRPQHVQQYREYVNIYKGEEEERSTRWSNFLKDHAESGVSPVNGLSENKHVHPSESDNTKQEELSKGADREDLNTEQPDCDLTPGNVREEDEVPNAETKVQLWTEIRPSLQAIEDLMSVRIKMKEDSSNGDQEVQKFNSLPSTGGIKSSKGVTENDSEDEFFDMERSDPFQDGADGTSVSSMSASADTVSACPWKEELEVLVRGGTPMALRGELWQAFVGVKKRRVKNYYQNLLAADSLGNGIEQEHMQHADEKGSSTDPLAVVEKWKGQIEKDLPRTFPGHPALDDDFRNALRRLLTAYARHNPSVGYCQAMNFFAALLLLLMPEENAFWSLIGIIDDYFNDYYSEEMIESQVDQRVLEELIRERFPKLVHHLDYLGVQVACVTGPWFLSIFINMLPWESVLRVWDVLLFEGNRVMLFRTALALMEFYGPALVTTKDTGDAVTLLQSMTGSTFDSSQLVLTASMGYQNVHESRLQELRSKHRPAVVAAYEERLKDLQAWRDSKDPATKLHSPKQDPKSVLVDSSKASLSNRSLSRSQSGFSNADEVFINLTGNGEIDCIQDLQGQVFCLKRELYKLLEEKRSAVLRAEELEVALMEMVKQDNRRQLSAKIEQLEQEVAELRRIVSDKREQEGAMIQVLMRMEQEHKVTEDTRRLAEQDAAAQRNAAEALQEKYEEAVAALAEMEERAVMAESMLEATLQYQSGQVKAHPSPRQLKQDLPVMVSL; translated from the exons ATGATCGCCGACGCCGTTTCCAAGCCCGTGAATCATCTTTTCGCATCCGACCACAAAAG GGATGCATATGGTTTTTCTGTGAGGCCTCAGCATGTGCAACAATACCGAGAGTATGTTAACATCTACAAG ggggaagaagaggagaggtcGACCAGGTGGAGCAATTTCCTGAAAGATCATGCAGAATCTGGCGTGTCACCTGTGAATGGATTATCTGAAAATAAGCATGTACATCCAAGTGAGAGTGACAATACAAAACAAGAGGAGTTAAGCAAGGGAGCCGACAGAGAAGATTTGAATACTGAACAGCCAGATTGTGATTTAACTCCTGGAAATGtgagagaggaagatgaagtTCCCAATGCAGAGACGAAAGTTCAGTTATGGACCGAGATCAGACCTTCTCTTCAAGCAATTGAGGACTTGATGAGTGTCCGTATCAAAATGAAGGAGGATTCCTCAAATGGCGACCAAGAAGTTCAGAAATTTAATTCTTTACCTTCAACTGGTGGGATCAAATCTTCAAAGGGAGTAACTGAGAATGATTCTGAAGACGAGTTTTTTGATATGGAGAGATCAGATCCATTTCAGGATGGTGCAGATGGTACAAGTGTCTCCAGCATGTCTGCTTCTGCTGATACAGTATCTGCTTGCCCCTGGAAAGAAGAACTTGAAGTCCTTGTTCGTGGCGGTACACCTATGGCTCTGAGGGGTGAG CTCTGGCAAGCATTTGTGGGCGTTAAGAAACGTCGGGTCAAGAATTATTACCAAAATCTGCTAGCTGCTGATAGTCTAGGAAACGGCATAGAACAGGAGCACATGCAGCATGCAGATGAGAAAGGTTCAAGTACAGACCCCCTCGCTGTTGTGGAAAAATGGAAAGGACAGATAGAAAAG GATTTACCTCGGACATTTCCAGGTCATCCTGCCCTAGATGATGATTTCAGAAATGCTCTGCGGCGGTTGCTAACTGCCTATGCTAGGCATAATCCATCTGTTGGATACTGTCAG GCCATGAATTTCTTCGCTGCACTTTTATTACTTCTGATGCCCGAAGAGAATGCCTTTTG GTCGCTGATAGGCATCATTGATGACTattttaatgattattattcAGAAGAGATGATAGAGTCCCAG GTCGACCAACGAGTTCTGGAGGAGTTAATTCGAGAAAGATTCCCTAAATTGG TTCATCATCTAGATTATCTTGGAGTTCAGGTGGCTTGTGTTACAGGGCCATGGTTTCTTTCCATCTTCATTAATATGCTTCCGTGGGAAAGTG TTCTCAGAGTGTGGGATGTGCTTCTATTTGAAGGAAATCGTGTTATGCTTTTCAGAACAGCGCTCGCATTGATGGAATTTTATG GTCCTGCATTGGTTACAACCAAGGACACTGGAGATGCTGTTACTTTGCTACAATCAATGACTGGTTCAACATTTGATAGCAGCCAGCTCGTTTTAACTGCTTCCATGGGTTACCAAAATGTACATGAAAGTAGATTGCAGGAATTAAGAAGCAAACACAGACCAGCTGTGGTAGCTGCATATGAGGAAAGATTAAAGGATCTTCAAGCTTGGAGGGATTCGAAAGACCCTGCAACCAAATTGCATAGTCCTAAGCAAGACCCAAAATCTGTTTTAGTGGATTCTAGCAAAGCCTCATTGTCAAATAGGAGTTTATCTCGTTCCCAATCAGGATTTAGTAATGCAGACGAAGTCTTTATTAACCTAACTGGGAATGGAGAGATAGATTGTATTCAAGATCTTCAAGGACAG GTTTTTTGTTTGAAGCGTGAACTCTACAAGTTGCTTGAGGAGAAAAGATCAGCTGTACTAAG AGCTGAAGAGTTGGAGGTAGCTCTCATGGAGATGGTCAAACAAGACAATCGGCGTCAACTGAGTGCTAAG ATTGAGCAGTTAGAGCAAGAGGTGGCAGAGCTTCGAAGAATTGTTTCTGATAAGAGGGAGCAAGAAGGTGCTATGATACAG GTCTTGATGCGAATGGAGCAAGAGCATAAAGTAACAGAAGACACACGGAGACTTGCTGAGCAGGATGCAGCAGCTCAGAGAAATGCTGCTGAAGCGCTTCAG GAAAAGTATGAGGAAGCTGTTGCTGCGCTCGCTGAGATGGAGGAGAGGGCGGTAATGGCAGAGTCCATGTTGGAGGCGACTTTGCAGTATCAATCTGGCCAAGTTAAAGCACATCCTTCACCACG GCAACTGAAGCAAGATTTGCCAGTCATGGTCAGTCTTTAG
- the LOC104792747 gene encoding F-box/kelch-repeat protein At2g43270-like, giving the protein MVDVDLVVPADLVEEILVRLPVKSILKFKSVSRQWRSIVESTSFARRRRRIIMNTTKPQILAAATAGNHATLRRRFKEEEEEEEEEVDMFYLHCDAAATLPSLTCDGLVCIPVPGSINVLNPSTGELLSFPSGPDPVKTDRYDRTIFDDSWWDIFPGYWAMGFGRDEVNGSYKVVRMFFDTKQSEILDINIGEWRKLPSPPPYYVEARRKSASVNGSIYWLHYDLGCTYWIRNNPDYKILALDLHTEEFRDVPPPPTLAEPGQLVNLQDRLAIAIANAPPYYWELTI; this is encoded by the exons atgGTTGACGTTGACCTAGTAGTCCCCGCCGATCTAGTGGAAGAGATCCTCGTTCGTCTTCCGGTAAAATCGATCCTCAAATTCAAATCCGTCTCAAGACAATGGAGATCAATAGTGGAGTCGACGAGCTTCGCGCGGAGGAGGCGGCGAATCATTATGAATACTACGAAGCCGCAAATCCTGGCGGCGGCGACGGCCGGAAACCACGCGACCTTACGGCGGAGAttcaaagaggaagaagaagaagaagaagaagaggtggacATGTTCTACTTACACTGCGACGCAGCCGCTACACTACCCTCGCTGACTTGTGACGGTCTTGTTTGCATCCCCGTACCTGGTTCTATCAACGTCTTGAATCCTTCCACCGGAGAATTACTCAGTTTCCCTTCCGGTCCAGATCCAGTCAAAACCGACCGATATGATCGCACCATCTTCGACG ATTCATGGTGGGACATTTTTCCTGGATATTGGGCTATGGGATTTGGTAGGGACGAAGTTAATGGGAGCTATAAAGTAGTGAGGATGTTCTTTGATACTAAACAATCTGAGATTCTTGATATCAACATTGGGGAATGGCGGAAACTGCCGAGTCCTCCTCCTTACTATGTGGAAGCTAGAAGGAAGTCTGCATCTGTCAACGGTTCCATCTATTGGTTACACTACGATCTTGGTTGTACCTATTGGATACGAAACAATCCTGATTACAAGATACTAGCTTTGGATCTTCACACGGAAGAGTTTCGTGATGTTCCACCACCACCTACACTTGCGGAGCCAGGCCAGCTAGTGAACCTTCAAGATCGTCTAGCTATAGCCATAGCAAATGCTCCACCTTATTATTGGGAGCTAACGATATAG
- the LOC104792748 gene encoding girdin-like translates to MKKLFFFKSSSGNGTDHKQLHKQKDDHQFQQHLNNKSQSSEVSDAAAAFRRSRSLSSAAFLIDGASSNDATTTTTTTRSSQHRLRNHSSRCFTPERQVKESASLSTCSSNNVLDRYIDGEEHLERSKQKSGSSHNSLSGSRRRLPPRTQSPSQLSDSGGKDKRKSKGLRDASARSLARSVIERLSHNTQGKSKALSYEPIRVQDVCGGYNGKTLDSNSDVLANLVVPLAEHYEAVNEYYADDRAEQQKQQFFLHGKDMCMGTNGVCKEGDVSSELERRYKEAEKRVKLLSEELEEKKFLSDCDFDVSSLVGDIRQMEEERVGLAFEVLSLLRSQMDERASTREETRRAKTDWDLHIKRLEKEKSDLQVQLEKEFDRRSSEWTSKLDSFKVEEKRLRERVRELAEHNVSLQREISTFHEKETERIDMIRHLEETVTELGATAEEMREENLYLMQNLSKLQESYTGSSDDLDCVRRNFGEKDVECKELHKSVARFLRTCKEQEKTIEGLRDGLSEEIEKQHSEHVDKKLQMEQIRLTGVELSLRKELESMKLETKSLLRENNCLLNRVKRNGEEADATTFKLDNEMKMRVCHLQDQGLSMLNESTQLCYKLLKFIKEKLAQFPESYQSVNNGLSEQFLIESEMRVHGIRRGTESLKRSLQTVSSLLLEKSNDNSESSCTTATRRSEPNNQSVEKSLRAELRAETLVTSLLREKLYSKEEEIEQLQAEVAAGVRGNEVLQREVQKTLDNLSVNNHQLKDLKLQMVKKDENINRLENNLQEAAKDLATLPKVLEEREEMWKEVRECRKQNMDLESEKEMLKSKVEKLEEDTLFKEGQITILKDSLGSRHFDLLLSSPEFSYNDFLVQ, encoded by the exons ATGaagaagcttttctttttcaaatcatCGTCTGGTAATGGAACTGATCATAAACAGCTTCACAAGCAAAAAGATGATCATCAGTTTCAACAACATTTGAATAACAAGTCTCAGAGTAGTGAAGTATCGGATGCTGCAGCGGCTTTTAGACGAAGCCGTTCATTGTCATCTGCAGCTTTTCTCATTGATGGAGCGTCTTCAAATgatgctactactactactactactactagaaGCAGCCAGCATCGACTGCGGAATCATTCGTCACG GTGTTTTACTCCGGAAAGACAAGTTAAAGAATCTGCAAGTTTGTCAACTTGTTCTAGTAATAATGTCTTGGACCGTTACATTGATGGTGAAGAGCATTTAGAACGGAGTAAGCAAAAGAGTGGTTCATCACATAATAGTCTCTCCGGGAGTAGAAGGAGGCTTCCACCGCGAACCCAATCCCCTTCACAATTATCAGATAGTGGCGGCAAAGACAAACGGAAGTCTAAAGGTTTGAGGGATGCATCGGCTCGTTCACTTGCAAGAAGCGTTATTGAGAGACTCTCTCATAATACTCAGGGCAAGTCCAAGGCGTTGAGTTATGAGCCCATCAGAGTACAAGATGTTTGTGGTGGTTACAATGGTAAAACTCTTGACTCAAACTCGGATGTTTTGGCTAATCTTGTTGTTCCACTTGCTGAACATTATGAAGCGGTGAATGAATATTACGCTGATGACCGAGCAGAACAGCAGAAACAGCAGTTTTTCTTACATGGTAAGGACATGTGTATGGGAACTAACGGTGTTTGTAAGGAAGGAGATGTTAGTTCGGAGCTAGAAAGGAGATATaaagaagctgagaagagagtgAAGTTGCTTTCTGAAGAACTGGAGGAAAAGAAGTTTCTTTCAGACTGCGATTTCGATGTTTCATCTTTGGTTGGGGATATTAGACAAATGGAAGAAGAGAGGGTAGGCTTGGCTTTTGAAGTGTTAAGTCTCTTGCGGTCACAGATGGATGAGAGGGCTTCTACGAGGGAAGAGACCAGACGGGCGAAGACAGATTGGGACTTGCATATAAAGAGActagaaaaagagaagagtgacTTGCAGGTTCAGTTGGAGAAGGAGTTTGATAGAAGGTCAAGTGAGTGGACTTCAAAGCTCGATAGTTTTAAGGTGGAAGAGAAGAGGCTAAGGGAGCGTGTCAGAGAGCTTGCTGAGCATAATGTCTCACTCCAGAGAGAAATATCGACTTTTCATGAAAAGGAAACTGAGCGCATCGATATGATAAGACATTTGGAGGAAACAGTGACGGAGTTGGGAGCAACAGCAGAGGAAATGCGTGAAGAAAATTTGTATCTTATGCAAAACCTCTCCAAGTTACAAGAGAGCTACACTGGTAGTAGTGATGATCTTGATTGTGTAAGAAGAAACTTTGGAGAGAAAGATGTGGAATGCAAGGAGTTACACAAATCTGTTGCAAGATTTCTAAGAACATGCAAGGAACAAGAGAAGACTATTGAGGGTCTTAGAGATGGTCTCTCTGAGGAAATTGAGAAACAACATTCAGAGCATGTGGACAAGAAGCTTCAGATGGAGCAAATAAGGTTGACAGGAGTTGAATTGTCACTTAGAAAGGAGCTAGAATCAATGAAGCTTGAAACTAAATCTCTTCTTCGTGAGAATAACTGTCTGCTGAATCGAGTCAaaagaaatggagaagaagctgaCGCGACGACCTTCAAGCTAGATAATGAAATGAAGATGCGAGTATGCCACTTGCAAGACCAAGGGCTATCAATGCTAAATGAGAGCACTCAGCTGTGTTACAAGTTATTGAAGTTCATTAAGGAGAAATTAGCTCAGTTCCCTGAGTCCTATCAATCAGTGAATAATGGATTGAGTGAGCAGTTTCTGATTGAATCTGAGATGAGAGTTCATGGAATAAGGCGTGGAACTGAAAGCTTGAAGAGGAGTTTGCAGACAGTATCAAGTTTATTGCTTGAGAAGTCCAATGATAATTCAGAATCATCTTGCACAACTGCTACTAGGCGTAGTGAGCCAAACAACCAATCGGTGGAG AAATCTCTAAGAGCTGAACTAAGAGCAGAAACTCTAGTCACGAGTTTATTAAGAGAGAAACTGTAttccaaggaagaagaaatcgaacAGCTGCAAGCAGAAGTAGCAGCTGGAGTACGGGGTAATGAAGTTCTTCAACGTGAAGTCCAGAAAACGTTAGACAACCTTTCAGTAAACAATCATCAACTAAAAGACCTCAAGCTGCAG ATGGTGAAGAAAGACGAAAACATAAATCGGCTTGAAAACAATCTCCAAGAAGCTGCTAAAGACTTGGCTACATTACCAAAAGTGTtggaggaaagagaagagatgtGGAAGGAAGTGAGGGAATGCAGAAAGCAAAACATGGATTTGGAGTCAGAGAAGGAGATGTTGAAGAGCAAGGTAGAGAAACTGGAAGAGGACACACTCTTTAAGGAAGGTCAGATCACAATACTAAAAGACTCGCTTGGAAGCAGGcattttgatcttcttctctccagTCCTGAGTTCTCATATAATGATTTCTTAGTCCAATAA
- the LOC104792746 gene encoding CDP-diacylglycerol--glycerol-3-phosphate 3-phosphatidyltransferase 1, chloroplastic, with translation MLRSGLASLIVDVNLRRTLRPNRTFSFPAHILLSRSSSRRCIISSSSSSPTALRFPIRRCRHHRLSWFSSSSSSEEQGRPTTSSSRNSFTGHGQLDDGDDDYNSPHQSSSKVLTLPTVLTLGRVAAVPILVATFYCDSWWGTTATTSIFIAAAITDWLDGYLARKMKLGSAFGAFLDPVADKLMVAATLILLCTKPIDVAVLGPVPWLLTVPSIAIIGREITMSAVREWAASQNGKLLEAVAVNNLGKWKTATQMTALTILLASRDSNVGWLVASGAGLLYVSAGLSVLSLVVYIRKIWKVLLK, from the exons ATGCTCAGATCAGGTCTCGCTTCGTTAATCGTCGATGTCAATTTACGCCGCACGTTACGTCCAAACCGAACCTTTTCTTTTCCGGCTCATATTCTTCTTAGCCGTTCCTCCTCACGCAGATGCattatctcctcctcctcctcctcccctaCAGCTCTGAGGTTTCCGATTCGTAGATGTCGCCACCATCGCCTTTCCTGgttttcttcatcctcttcgtcGGAGGAGCAAGGCAGACCAACAACTTCCTCTTCCAGAAACAGTTTCACTGGTCACGGTCAGCTTGATGATGGTGACGACGACTACAATTCTCCGCATCAATCATCTTCCAAAGTTCTTACATTGCCCACCGTGTTAACACTTGGTCGCGTCGCCGCCGTTCCAATCCTCGTCGCAA CGTTTTACTGTGATAGTTGGTGGGGAACAACTGCTACAACTAGCATTTTCATTGCAGCAGCCATTACAGACTGGCTTGACGGCTATCTTGCCCGCaag ATGAAGTTAGGTTCTGCTTTTGGTGCCTTTTTGGATCCAGTTGCTGATAAG CTTATGGTCGCAGCTACATTGATTTTACTGTGTACAAAACCTATTGACGTTGCTGTATTAGGACCCGTTCCTTGGTTATTGACGGTACCTTCTATTGCAATCATTGGTAGAGAG ATTACTATGTCAGCAGTAAGAGAATGGGCTGCTTCTCAAAATGGAAAGCTTTTAGAG GCTGTTGCTGTAAATAACTTGGGCAAGTGGAAAACCGCCACTCAAATGACAGCACTAACCATACTCCTTGCAAGCCGGGATAGCAATGTTGGATGGCTCGTAGCTTCAGGTGCTGGATTGCTTTATGTATCAGCAGGACTATCGGTTTTGTCTTTAGTAGTTTATATAAGAAAGATATGGAAAGTACTACTGAAGTAG
- the LOC104792749 gene encoding jacalin-related lectin 22-like has product MARMYRKLALCGGEGGQEWDDDVYVGVRKVYVGQDLNRITYVKFEYVKEDGEVVAREHGTTDQHPKEFSLQYPDEHIITVEGSYHTVALLATKVITSLVFKTSKGRSSPTFGPNLFGITSGTQFVFEDEERKIVGFHGRADDALDALGVYFEMDTTPFPLYKLDAQGGTDGRVWDDGFYDGIKTLRISQDNSRITSLEFEYEKGGEAKTCHHGVKGKTPSEFVLDYPDEYIKSVEATYQKPNIFTNTLITSLKFETSKGRTSFFGYNVGKKFVLEQKGHRLVGFHGKEDAAIDALGAYFSPAPTPTPLIPTKKLPAVGGNEGVTWDDGAYDGVRKILVGQGNDGVSFVKFEYSKGKDLVPGDDHGKKTLLGAEEFVLEDDEYLMTIDGYYDKIYGVEAPIIACLQFKTNKRESMPFGMDSGEKFSLGEEGHKIVGIHGQASDVVHSIGVTIVPITTTE; this is encoded by the exons ATGGCGAGGATGTACCGGAAGTTGGCACTCTGCGGTGGTGAAGGAGGGCAGGAATGGGACGACGATGTATACGTGGGTGTAAGAAAAGTGTATGTAGGGCAAGATCTCAACCGTATCACTTACGTCAAATTTGAGTACGTGAAGGAAGACGGCGAAGTAGTAGCACGTGAACATGGGACAACAGATCAACACCCTAAAGAG TTTTCACTTCAATATCCGGACGAACACATCATAACGGTGGAGGGAAGCTACCACACAGTGGCTCTGCTTGCCACAAAGGTGATCACATCCCTCGTCTTCAAGACCTCAAAGGGTAGAAGCTCTCCAACGTTTGGTCCAAACTTATTTGGAATAACGAGCGGTACACAGTTTGTTTTTGAGGATGAGGAAAGAAAGATCGTAGGGTTCCATGGACGGGCCGATGATGCCCTCGACGCTCTTGGAGTTTACTTTGAAATGGATACCACGCCGTTCCCTCTATACAAGCTGGATGCCCAAGGTGGTACAGACGGGCGTGTTTGGGATGATGGTTTTTACGATGGCATTAAAACGCTGCGCATTAGTCAAGATAATTCTCGTATCACTTCTTTAGAGTTTGAGTACGAGAAAGGCGGAGAAGCCAAGACATGTCACCACGGAGTGAAAGGAAAAACACCATCCGAG TTTGTACTTGATTACCCCGACGAATACATCAAATCGGTGGAAGCAACCTATCAGAAGCCGAACATTTTCACCAATACCCTCATTACGTCACTCAAGTTTGAAACATCAAAGGGGAGAACATCATTCTTTGGGTATAATGTGGGTAAGAAGTTTGTATTGGAACAAAAGGGTCATAGGCTTGTTGGGTTCCATGGAAAGGAAGATGCTGCTATTGATGCTCTTGGAGCATATTTTTCACCTGCTCCCACTCCGACTCCCTTGATTCCAACCAAGAAACTACCAGCAGTTGGCGGCAACGAAGGAGTTACATGGGATGATGGTGCCTACGACGGTGTAAGGAAGATACTTGTAGGACAAGGTAACGATGGTGTATCCTTTGTCAAGTTTGAGTACAGTAAGGGCAAAGACCTTGTACCCGGAGATGACCATGGGAAGAAGACATTACTTGGAGCTGAAGAG TTTGtgcttgaagatgatgaatacCTAATGACCATAGATGGGTACTACGATAAGATTTACGGAGTCGAGGCACCAATAATTGCCTGTCTCCAGTTTAAGACGAACAAAAGGGAGTCAATGCCGTTCGGAATGGATTCTGGTGAGAAGTTCTCGCTTGGAGAAGAAGGCCACAAGATCGTTGGAATCCATGGACAAGCTAGCGATGTTGTTCACAGCATCGGAGTCACTATCGTTCCCATCACCACCACCGAGTGA
- the LOC104792745 gene encoding probable adenylate kinase 6, chloroplastic: MAVSHRLFRPATKTVKNTLSSFFIRSLSSSSSSSSGPSLDPKIDLEEAAAQLEKSSSSSPSPSPSPYKGRNFHWVFLGCPGVGKGTYASRLSSLLGVPHIATGDLVRDELSSSGLLSSQLKELVNQGKLVPDEFIISLLSKRLEAGKEKGESGYILDGFPRTVTQAEILEGVTNIDLVINLKLREEALLAKCLGRRICSECGANYNVACIDIKGDNKDSPRMYMPPLLPPPNCESKLITRADDTEEVVKERLRIYNIMTQPVEEFYRKRGKLLEFELPGGIPESWSKLLRALHLENDKESAMA; encoded by the exons ATGGCCGTATCTCACCGTCTATTTAGACCGGCGACGAAGACGGTGAAGAatactctttcttctttcttcattaggtctctttcttcttcttcttcttcttcttctgggcCTTCGCTGGACCCCAAAATCGATCTCGAGGAGGCTGCGGCACAGCTCGAGaagtcttcgtcttcgtctccgtctccgtctcctTCTCCATACAAAGGCAGAAATTTTCACTGGGTGTTTCTTGGATGTCCCGGTGTTGGTAAAGGAACGTATGCCTctcgtctctcttctctcctcgGCGTTCCTCATATTGCCACTGGTGATCTCGTTCGCGATGAGCTCTCCTCTTCTGGATTACTCTCATCTCAG CTAAAGGAGCTTGTTAACCAAGGGAAATTGGTTCCTGACGAATTCATCATTAGTTTGTTATCAAAACGACTCGAAGCTGGCAAAGAGAAGGGTGAATCTGGATACATTCTTGATGGTTTTCCACGAACTGTTACACAAGCG GAAATTCTGGAGGGAGTGACTAATATTGATCTGGTTATAAACTTGAAGCTTCGAGAAGAGGCATTACTTGCGAAATGTCTAGGAAGAAGAATTTGCAGCGAGTGTGGTGCTAACTATAATGTTGCGTGCATTGATATCAAAGGTGATAATAAAGATAGTCCTAGAATGTATATGCCTCCGCTTCTTCCTCCGCCAAACTGTGAATCAAAGCTTATAACCCGAGCTGATGACACCGAAGAAGTCGTCAAGGAAAGACTCCGAATTTACAACATAAtg ACCCAACCAGTGGAGGAATTTTACAGGAAGCGCGGGAAGCTGTTGGAATTTGAATTACCTGGTGGAATCCCGGAGTCATGGTCAAAACTTCTTAGAGCGTTACACCTTGAAAACGATAAAGAGTCTGCAATGGCCTAA
- the LOC109133250 gene encoding protein PXR1, whose product MQSDGNCQFRALADQLYKNSALHKLVRQEIIQQNMSKNSEWGDEVTLKAAADLYVFKIVLITSIKQTPFIEFLPKSQKEPDKVIHLSYLSGIHFNSIHTKKRLSFSSFLIVYKKLQRKNEKEQKKIEEERKKKEEEKEQEEKKIDKEEKKRDKEERKMAKVKKEKKEKKNKNQHFHYSDIMSILEQEDYSFF is encoded by the exons ATGCAAAGTGATGGAAATTGCCAG TTCCGTGCTTTAGCTGATCAACTTTATAAAAACTCGGCTCTTCATAAGCTTGTTAGACAAGAAATCATACAACAG AACATGTCCAAGAACTCCGAATGGGGCGATGAAGTCACACTAAAAGCCGCTGCCGATTTGTATGTATTCAAAATAGTACTCATTACATCAATCAAACAGACTCCATTCATTGAGTTTTTGCCCAAGTCTCAAAAAGAACCCGACAAAGTCATTCATCTGAGCTATCTCTCAGGGATCCATTTCAACTccatccacacaaaaaaaaggttatccttctcttctttcttaatAGTATAC AAGAAGCTACAGAGGAAGAATGAGAAGGAGCAGAAGAAAATTGAGGAGGAGCGGAAgaaaaaggaggaggagaaggagcaagaagagaagaaaatagacaaggaagagaagaaaagagacaaggaggagaggaagatggcgaaggtgaagaaggagaagaaagagaagaagaacaagaatcaACATTTTCACTATTCTGATATCATGTCAATACTTGAACAAGAAGATTATTCGTTTTTCTGA